A genomic window from Chitinophagaceae bacterium includes:
- a CDS encoding adenine nucleotide alpha hydrolase, producing MNAIKKAIFNWSGGKDAALALHKTLQDHEFDVVSLLTTINEETLTSSIHCIPVEILSRQADSIGIPLYTVLVAKDLANYDKKMRETVDHFRKQGVTHFIFGDIFLADVKAYRESKLNPLGIKVVEPLWNKTSAEIIDDFIKSGIKSKIIVTQADKLDATYIGKDLDQNTLKSFPHDVDICGENGEYHTFAYAGGCFKKPIEFSISQTHKISYDIKLNDGQTKTFEYWQAEIIV from the coding sequence ATGAACGCAATAAAAAAAGCGATATTTAATTGGAGCGGAGGAAAGGACGCTGCTTTAGCGCTTCATAAGACATTACAAGACCATGAGTTTGACGTTGTTTCATTATTGACGACCATTAATGAAGAAACACTGACATCTTCCATTCATTGTATTCCTGTTGAAATACTATCAAGGCAAGCAGACAGTATTGGTATTCCACTTTACACAGTATTAGTTGCGAAAGACCTGGCAAACTATGACAAAAAAATGCGGGAGACCGTTGACCATTTCAGGAAACAAGGCGTAACTCATTTCATTTTTGGCGACATTTTTTTAGCTGACGTAAAAGCATATAGAGAAAGTAAACTAAACCCATTGGGAATTAAGGTAGTAGAACCGCTTTGGAACAAAACATCGGCTGAAATCATAGACGATTTCATAAAGTCAGGGATTAAATCGAAAATTATTGTGACACAGGCAGACAAATTAGACGCGACCTATATCGGAAAAGACTTAGATCAAAATACTTTAAAATCCTTTCCTCACGACGTTGACATCTGCGGTGAAAACGGAGAATACCACACTTTTGCATATGCAGGTGGTTGTTTCAAAAAGCCAATTGAGTTTTCAATATCTCAGACACATAAAATTTCATACGACATTAAATTGAACGACGGACAAACCAAAACTTTTGAATATTGGCAAGCTGAAATAATTGTATAA
- a CDS encoding dihydrofolate reductase family protein, with translation MRKVIAAINMTLDGFCDHTAGIPDEEIHQHYAELLNEGDVILYGRITYQLMEYWRPLVKNPSGEKTMDDFAVAIDKIPKIVFSHTLKNVAWESATVANRALDEEVSALRQQPGKDILVGSRSLIIQLMKLNLIDEYQLCIHPVVAGFGLPLFENINDRTILKLIKTKTFGGGAVTLYYEPASEKTTFR, from the coding sequence ATGAGAAAAGTAATTGCAGCAATCAATATGACGCTTGACGGATTTTGCGACCATACAGCAGGAATTCCGGATGAAGAAATACATCAACATTATGCCGAACTATTAAATGAAGGAGATGTAATTCTATACGGTAGAATAACCTATCAACTTATGGAATATTGGCGACCGCTGGTGAAGAATCCTTCAGGTGAAAAAACAATGGACGACTTTGCTGTGGCGATAGATAAAATTCCGAAAATAGTTTTTTCCCACACGTTGAAAAATGTAGCATGGGAAAGTGCAACAGTAGCAAACCGGGCCCTTGATGAAGAAGTTTCAGCACTCAGGCAACAACCAGGTAAAGACATTTTGGTTGGCAGCCGGAGTTTAATTATACAGCTAATGAAACTTAATTTGATTGATGAATACCAGCTTTGTATTCATCCTGTTGTTGCAGGATTTGGTTTGCCATTATTTGAAAATATAAACGACAGAACTATTCTTAAGCTCATAAAGACTAAAACATTTGGTGGTGGTGCTGTAACGCTTTACTATGAGCCGGCAAGCGAAAAAACAACGTTCCGCTAA
- a CDS encoding T9SS type A sorting domain-containing protein → MKNKTLLLFCVFFFYSFITYAQAGILDSSFANNGIATYFGFEFNNSTSSAMQTDGKIIFSGLSNQDCAVTRFLSSGIPDSSFGTNGISIHKMNQINATETVAECALQPDGKIVVAGATKQWNGTDYFWDVAVLRFNSDGSIDNSFGYNGKFATDISDNLDYETKAMKIQPDGKILITGYFSSSFGPSDVFLIRLNTEGSPDSEFGLNGIVKTNVDPILNDVPEEIALQPGGKILVTGAQNYYLFSIRYLSNGSIDGAFGIDGITKTDFSDYTSDWLSARSIAITQDGKVLIGVNFSNGEDVDVMILQYTSEGILDSSFGNDGTIIYSSPDAFEFCSSIIIQPDGRIILAGVRGESYNQYPDQLLLLRYENSGLVDESFGVNGITTTSIGFSTGCNGAIINNEGKIILTGSTQLSQGSEVGCLIARYTTGLNVGIHDLNVDKLNVHVYPNPLSDHSIIEFSIQKNSETTINLVDLYGRKIKIIAAGKFSEGNHSLPISGNGLVSGIYFIELECGREVAFEKVVINK, encoded by the coding sequence ATGAAAAACAAAACCTTACTCCTTTTTTGCGTCTTCTTTTTCTATTCTTTTATTACTTATGCTCAGGCAGGTATTTTAGATTCTTCCTTCGCAAATAATGGAATAGCCACTTATTTTGGATTTGAATTTAATAATAGCACTTCCTCAGCAATGCAAACTGATGGTAAAATCATCTTTTCGGGACTTTCGAACCAGGATTGTGCAGTAACACGTTTTCTAAGCTCGGGCATTCCTGATAGCTCTTTTGGCACTAATGGTATAAGCATCCACAAAATGAATCAGATAAATGCTACTGAAACGGTGGCAGAATGTGCTCTTCAACCGGATGGCAAGATAGTGGTTGCGGGTGCAACGAAGCAATGGAATGGTACCGACTATTTCTGGGATGTTGCTGTTCTCCGGTTCAACTCCGATGGGTCAATTGATAATTCTTTTGGCTACAATGGAAAATTTGCAACTGACATTTCAGACAATTTGGACTATGAAACAAAGGCTATGAAAATTCAACCTGATGGTAAGATTCTTATCACCGGATATTTTTCTTCCTCATTTGGCCCGTCAGATGTTTTCTTAATACGGCTAAATACAGAAGGATCGCCGGACTCAGAATTTGGTTTAAATGGAATCGTTAAAACGAATGTTGATCCCATACTCAATGATGTTCCTGAAGAAATTGCGTTACAACCTGGCGGCAAAATTTTAGTAACAGGTGCGCAGAATTATTACTTGTTTAGCATAAGATACCTCAGCAATGGATCGATTGATGGTGCTTTTGGCATTGATGGTATAACAAAAACCGATTTTAGTGATTATACATCAGATTGGTTAAGTGCAAGATCAATAGCGATAACACAAGATGGTAAAGTTCTTATTGGAGTAAATTTCAGTAATGGAGAAGATGTGGACGTAATGATACTTCAGTACACCAGCGAAGGGATTCTGGATTCATCATTTGGAAATGACGGCACTATCATTTATTCATCTCCTGACGCTTTTGAATTTTGTTCCTCAATAATCATTCAACCGGACGGAAGAATTATTTTAGCTGGAGTAAGAGGTGAATCATACAATCAGTATCCCGACCAACTTTTATTATTGCGCTATGAAAATTCAGGTCTTGTGGATGAATCTTTTGGTGTAAACGGAATAACTACTACTTCAATCGGCTTTTCAACCGGCTGTAATGGAGCTATAATAAATAACGAGGGAAAAATCATCCTCACGGGTAGCACACAACTTTCTCAGGGTTCAGAAGTGGGCTGTCTAATAGCACGCTATACGACAGGTCTCAATGTGGGGATTCATGATTTAAACGTCGATAAATTGAATGTTCATGTTTACCCCAATCCGCTATCAGATCATTCGATAATAGAATTTAGTATCCAAAAAAATTCTGAAACCACCATTAATCTAGTCGACCTATATGGCAGGAAAATAAAAATAATAGCAGCAGGAAAATTTTCAGAGGGAAATCATAGCCTACCGATTTCGGGAAACGGACTTGTTTCAGGAATCTATTTTATTGAGTTGGAATGCGGAAGAGAAGTGGCTTTTGAGAAAGTGGTAATTAATAAATAG
- a CDS encoding T9SS type A sorting domain-containing protein yields the protein MSKGFLIPFFNKTYWYIIGLKSETQTDGITNHKCSDISKLASGIYFVKIYTINDMVIEKFVKQ from the coding sequence TTGAGTAAGGGATTTTTAATCCCGTTTTTTAACAAAACGTATTGGTATATTATCGGATTAAAATCCGAAACTCAAACGGACGGAATTACAAATCACAAGTGCTCGGATATTTCAAAACTGGCAAGTGGAATTTATTTTGTGAAAATCTACACGATCAATGATATGGTTATAGAGAAATTTGTAAAGCAGTGA